The Malus domestica chromosome 17, GDT2T_hap1 genome contains the following window.
ccaattaattaattagtaaattaTTAAggagtttttatcacaaaaagtTTTTGAAATTAACCCATtctatgacacaccccgacctaaatcgaGGTATGCTGGCAGTCATGTGagggtgatgtagccatgtgcGCCGTGCGAAAGTGAAGGTGATGAGATAATTTgggtaaataaaaaccaaactaactAACTTACACTGTTCTAAAAAACGGCCTAGGCACTAGGCGGTGGTGAGTCGAGGCATTTTCTTGCAAGTCGGTTGGAAAAATTGGATCGGCTCTAGGCGGCGCCTAGGCGGGGTAGGTGGGGCTaggcggtttttttttttaatgaaattaaaaaattaaaaaaaaaatcctatctaAGTCTAAGTTGTTTAAAATAGTGAACTTGTTGTACATTTGTCATCCTACAATGCTCCTTACTATGGTTATATgacatatatgcttaatgtgtttttaaattttggacttgttggatactcttttttcattttatcattttttattatcttatccatggatttcatacaactataattttttgtaagtgtcaatatgcacttatttacaagatatacaagaaaagtacctaaatccgcctaggatgcctaggcgcccgcctagaccctgcctagccgcctaggcgctaggcgccagCCAGCCGcctgactagcgcctagcgttttttagaaccttgcttacACTAGACTAGTATATAAGTACGAGTGGAAGTGTTAGTGTAGATACACATAATCAGAGCGTAGGTACCAAGGTCAGTCCAACATgctaaatactaattatacaggaTATGAAAGAAAACCTTACATTGATAGATGTTTATCATAACTGCCGCAGAGTCCTCGTGACTCACCAACACGAACttctatctagaacctggaggggcgcaaaacagaaaatgtgagtgggcaaaaataaaatttttcaaaaccatttcactttCAAAAcatataacccctcaccgtaaaacccatataatttcccataaaataataatacatacgtatatagaaatcGTGCTTGAGAGTAGTGAAAACtaagtatatgccatgtcaaccATCTCATGAATGAAATAAGTAAGCTAGGTGAAATGAATCAACATAAATTAAGatgccagccggagtcacctaacttgacctgtacggctgagtttatagctcatcaatcaaatcttgcacacgagtcggaaccacctaatgtggtctgtacgacaggctaggtgtaaataaatacgctcaagtgctacgttcatgtgaaggctgtgcgaaatatcgcaagtcacctatgagtcggaaccacctagtgtggtatgtacgacaggttggaacttgtcttggatccaaggtgagcgtgtggtgcgggaggtgaacaatcacgtgaaggctaggccctggccTAGgacggagcactaacaccgaggtgcaggataatgagcactaaatgcATGTAAACATAACTATACACACTAcaatcactatcatcaatatgTACTCACCCGAAGTTTACCTTGGCGTCCGCAGCAtcatgcaataatatgcatatctatactaatgcatatgctaaaatgtaatgcaattgacatgACATTTAAAAACGCAAATCcacttaaaataatttctgagaaaatggaaaacatatatacgtatatatagaaaaccaaaagtccactcactggtatgtagcTGGGTCGTAACCCCTGAGTCTCGcctgactgcgctcgtcctcaagaaacgtctcacctatatgtaaAACAACTATTTTAACGTTACTTTTAAGCACATaatcaaaaccataaaataacttctcatacgttactcaattggggtgtttgaatataccatcgtggcTTACTCAACACCACaagcatccccatatttttagaaaaaatttctgaTGACCTACGCGCCGGCCCACGTAGGCAAGTGCCTGACACGTTGGACGGAACCTTTAACGCCGTTAGAGAATATTCCGCTAAATAatagaatatttcgttaaatatACCTGATGCCATTagtatattccgtcaaagttgacggaatatgctcaTTTCTTCTCCGATGTTTCACCAGGATCCGTCGCCGATTGCCGCTGCGTCACCGGATTCTGGAAAAATCTTTAAACCTTAATATCTTCctcgtttttcaaccaaatttcataaactttatatcaatttgaagccctgAACGAGTAGAACATGATTTTAGCTCTTAGAGGTCCTAAAACTGATGAAGTATAGTCGGAATATATCTTGAATATTCTAATCAACCTGCAACTTGAGGAACTAGCCTATCCCGACATCCAAAACTTTCCAAAAATTGTTCCCAGGTCTCTATGGAGTAGTTTTAAGACTTTATTAAGCTTTAAAACTCCGTGAAATAACCACGATCACGACGGAGCAACAGAGCACCACGCCAGAGCTCCTAGGTTCTCAGGTTCCTGTGATCTGTTCTTTGATCCAATGGTGTGGATGGGTTCATAAAGTCACCAGAAACACGTTGGTGCAAAGCTCAAGCTCGATCGATGAAGTTTGGATGATGTTTGAGAGTTGAAGGCTAGGATCGTACATACAAGGAAGAATAgtcgagaaaaaagaaaagagtaaGAGAAGGTTTGCACGTGtgagtgtatgtgtgtgttacGGGGATTGggcagaaataaaagaaacaaagccTTGTTTGGGCTATGGAATTAGGGCCTAACAATTGGTCTAAGGTtgtaggaaaagaaaagaaaatgattggTAGATTAAGTGTAAAACCAAAACTTATTCATCTACACCTATTTGTTTGTAACATTTTCGTTACGAACTTGATTTGATCACATTAGCaggaaaataataatttaaaactataCACGTACATCCACATCATTAAGCCTCGAGGGCATAATCGTCATTTCACACATTCAaggataaaaatatataattaatcgggacgggtcgtcacattctatcaagatggtccctgaaattgaaaatcgatcaatgtagtcatTGAAAATTaatgtcgcaaatcaatgtggtcatttcatcataattttgttaaaatttatgTTATGTGCTAATGTGGCACATAACTAGGTCccataataattaaatattattgttgaccctaaaaactactaaacCTACGTGGtgtgcaggccgagtaattagtaagctaactacgtcattcgattgtatgcggggcgtgccaactcgtcggccgaggagcaaaatttgttgatattgcgttgggtgcgcgacTGACTTCTCGATCGTGCGACTAcggtcgaggaaggaacacgcctcggccttcaggttctagagcttAAAGACAAAGCTACTAGTTCTGTGAAGTTCACAAATTGTCGGCGCCGGATTCGGTCActgtgattatatttgtaagagtataagcacgccgaattgACACCAGAGTATAAGGACACAAGTATTCAAAACGAATATACGTCTTGATTGTGAAAGTGGTTCGGcggtcagaatgccgaactctaaaacctacttgCGAATAACTAATCATAAACGACTCAGTGTTTAACGTGCCGAGTATAATAACTTGTAACAcatcacttcgccgagaaggctaacgaGATAACCTCTGCCGataaggattcaaaaatccttctcgacctaGACTTTGATAGGTAACTAGTCGGCCCtgtcgcagtgctgtttatccaaactgaagatgctcCACGgttggctgattctacggcaacagtgctgtttatccaaattgaagttGCGTTGGCGAAAAgaggaaaaacaaaaatctcaaggttgttgagaggtttcgcataGAGCGAGAGAAtgtgcatggcaatttgtgtgttgaattggaggggctttTTACGTTGCACAGCGCCTCATATTTATAGGGTTGATATTTGCTTGACACGGCTAGATAATTGTGGAGTCCAACTACAACTCTAACTTGCAGAATGAAATATGATCTGTGTGGCTGGCTTTTCAAATAAAAACCCATATAGGTTTATCCCATCATGACCAAAGACCTAGCCTATCTAGGCTTCTTATCATAACTCCATCACCATCAAATCCTAGGCTTATCGCATTACCACATCATCACCAAAAACCTAGCTTTCCTAGGCTCTTATCATCTTTTACCAAAACTGCCGCATGCATCCtgaacttcaaattcatatAGATAATATCTCATCATGCCCGCTTCATTATCTGATGCCGTGCATATCCCGGATTTAGAGTAATATAAGgttcaaataatttaatatattactaaAAGATAATACCATGattaaaatcacaatattattTTTCAATACAAAATTATTTCAACCATTTTATCATTCAACGGCCTCTATCACTCGAGCCGATAGTGTAAAAACGGGTCCAAACAATTACCATCTTAAAATATTtagtaataaaaaatattttttattttgttttatataaataaaaactttaaaaaaaaagaaaaaaaaaagaaaccgatcatcttcttccccttcaCCGAATAATATATGGTATTGTTGCATGCATTAACCATGCGTATGTTGAATTTATGAAGTTTcaaattagattttgatttcTTCTTGGCAAACTCATAAATCATGAGTTTGAGGAGGAATATTggaaaatacaaagaaaagtattttaaaaatttattttaattaggaatttgatatgatttgatttaattaagggattttgtcacatcccggcccggggcggaccacatcccgggccccgttccaccaccgtagcacgatattgtccgctttgggcttaccattccttcacggttttgtttttgggaactcacgagcaacttcccagtgggtcacccatcctgggagtgctctggcctcattctcgcttaacttcggagttccgacggaacccgaagccagtgagcttccaaaaagcctcgtgctaggtaaggatgagaatatacatttaaggatcaccccctgggcgatgtgggatgtcacaatccaccctccttagggggcccgatgtcctcgtcggcacaccacgacCAGGgttaagctctgataccaatttgtcacatcccgacccaaggtccaccacatcccgggcccgctccaccaccgtagcacgatattgtccgtttttgggcttaccattccctcacggttttgtttttgagaactcatgagcaacttcccagtgggtcacccatcctgggagtgctctgacctccttctcgcttaacttcggagttccgacggaacccgaagccagtgagctcccaaaaggcctcgtgctaggtagggatgagaatatacatttaaggatcaccccctgggcgatgtgggatgtcacagaTTTGATACGATTTGATTTGGTTTGGCTTGGTTTAGTTGGTATTTTGAAAAGATTTAGTGTTAGTTTTAGTTGAGCTTTCGAAAAGAGACGTTAGTTCCGAAGATTATGATTTGTTAGTCGCCCTTTCGAAAAAGGCATTTGTTATAGTTGGGCTTTTCAAAAGATTGGCGCTAGTTCCAGTTGGACATTCAAAAAGAGACGTTAGTTAAGGTGGATTGCAATTTGTTGAACGTTCGAAACGATTGGCGTTTTGTTTCAAAATATCAGTGAAGATTTATTGGCTGTGTGGCTCACTTAATACGTGGCCTTGTGTGAGGGGGTGTTAAATTTTATAAAGtttcaaatttgatttgattcctTTTTGGTGAACTCATAAATCAAGAGTTTAAAGGGGAGtgctaaaaaatataaaagaaagtattttaaagatttgttttagagtaaattacatattaacccctcaggtttgaggtctattacaacctcatacaacatctttaaaacatttcactttcatacctcacgtactgttttatttcaaaataatacctctgttacatttttcatctattgatccgttaagcgctgacgtggctgccacgtTTGTGCCACATGGTTGCCAAGTgtgtgccatgtggcaaaacaaaaaatttaaatttttttaaaacttgaatcttctaaattaaaaattaaaaaaaaaaaaaaaagctaaaaccTTATCCccctcttccttttctcttctccccgcaacccccaaacccagaaaccttatctcccttcctcctcctctcatctcttctcccccatcttcatctttttcccctgcaacccagaaaaaaaaaaaaaaaaaagtccttcagttcgtcttccccacccctcatcctcatcctgtcttctcccccatctttatcttcttccccctgcaacctagaaaaaaaaaaagaaaaaaaaaaccccatcaGTTCATCTTTCCCCCCTTCCTcctcccttcctccttccttctcttcTTCCCCATCTTCGTCTTCTTCCCCCAACCCCtcacctgcaacccagaaaaaaaaaaaaaaaaaactcagatCTCATTTACTCCCAGTTCGTGAGGTGAAGATGGAAGGAATGGGTGTtggatttaaggagtggggtgtgtagaggagggaagagggtggATGCGGAGGGAGAGATGTGGGTTTCTGAGTGTGGGGGGGGGGATAATCGGGAATGGAGGTGGGGTGAGGGGGAATAATTGGCGAGGTCAGTCACgggaggagggggagggtgGGGATCAGTcgcaggaggaggaggaggaggaggaggaggggggagGGTGGGGGTTAGTCGCTGCAGCAGGAGGGGGAGAGGGGAGTGTGGGGGGAATAATCGACAGGGAGGTTTTTTTCTTCCTGGGTTTAGGGGGGTTGCGGGCATTTGTTTCAacttttgcttttattttattttattttttaagaaaattcagtttttaaaaaaattaaattttttttttgccacgtggcacaaatgtggtagccacgtcagcatttaacggattaatggattgaaaatctaacggatgtattatattgaaataaaatagtacttgagatataaaagtgaaatgttttaaagttgttgtatggggttgtagtAGACCTCAAAACCTGATGGGctactgtgtaatttaccctttgtTTTAATTAGGGATTTGGTATGGTTTgatttaagggaactttaacgaaaaatcacatttttacactaaaaagtcaatcattgtactattcactttactctttattttgtccttatcgttaaaactcaaaattttcaagtttttttccattagttttccttcgatttaattagagatttgataTAATTTGATTTGGTTTGGTCAAGATTTCCTTATTTTGTGGACAAactattgttttaatttatttcctaatattgctccttttaattttataaataactCTTTATGAAAAAGAATAAAGTGTCAAAGAGATTATTAGacaattttgaattttccatAAACCCTTTATTTTGAACTTGTCAAATTATTAGAGAGACAGGCCAAATGCCTAGTAACACTGATATTGTCCTCAATTtgtaattaccacctgcacagTTTGACAAATgggagttttatcacaaaaaatctcCTTATTAGATGGAGTGaggttaaaatattttaattcttCCTCTTCTCTATCTCTACCTGAGGTAAGATATTTtaacaatacacacacacacacacacatatatatatatagatatatatgagatgaataaaaaaaaaaacatgcacaAAGGCAAAATACTTTTTGTTTGGAGGGAAACATTGTGGAGGTTGAATCTCACattgagaaaaaaagaaatattgCATGTACTTATAAATAGTTAAACTACTTATATGAGTGAAACTCAACTGCAACACATGTTTCACGTCATTCAATTTGTGTTGTTTACATATTGAATTTCAAAATTCGaaactttatatatttataagtaGTTAAAATACTTCTTATATTACCAATATTTATGAAACCTCGACTTCTCCAAGAAGTCCAAATGTATATCAATAATCCCTTTGCATTTCCGTTGTTGAAATTATATGCTTCTTGATAATGGAAACCAGCAAAAGTGGATAAAAATAGTACTATGACAGTTATGTGCCGACATCCCACCAGCCGTCCAACATGACCATGCAACAGCTTTTTCTGCAGGCACATCTCTCTATTTCGAATCCGAATCTTTGCCGGATTCTTTTTATGAGAATTTCGAGAATTCAGGAATCGTGtctgttcatcatacatcgtgcaatcaataattattttaaatcttttcatttaaaattaaacataaatagtatctgataaaaactgatcgcacgatatacgatgaacgaatacgaTTCACGGATATCTAAAATCCTCACCAAAAGAATCCGAAGAGAATCATTCCAGCAATCTCTCACCTCATCCACCCagcacatgaaaaaaaaaacaaaacaaaaacaaaaaacactgTTACGCAACCGCGATATATGTATTGTGTCACCACTTCTATTGTAAGGCTGAATCTCTCCTACCGCCACTTAGGGTTTTGGCTAAGTCACCTTCCATTTCAGCTTCGAATGGAATGCAACCGGACGGTACCATTGCGGATTGTCATGACATTACTATGCAGAGATCACCTCAACTTTTAATCACTCCATATTGGACTCATAGGTGGTAATCTAGTCACATAGATACAGAGATGAAGcgatgatttttatttttttgtattttttttttatagaagtgTGTTAGGCGAGATTAACTATTTGTCAGTGTGCAAGACACAAACCatcttcctaaaaaaaaaaaaaaggaccgcaCATCTAAAGACTCAtcgtatgccaagtgtttattAGAAGCACATATATCCATTATATCCATAACTAAAACACTACTGCACATGGTCATTTCGGTGACATTCAAAGCGTAAAACCTCGAATATATGAGTAAACGCGCATAGGCACTTAAACTCGCAaggggtaatgctagggagaccaaatttctaaactaaattttgcaaatcaaatgatgtggatgTTGACGATGGCTGAATTATTAcataagtgttgattaacgtgcttatttcttattggtgacacaccatttggtttgcaaatttggtttaaaaatttagtctcctaGCATTATCCAACTTGCAAATGCACCTTTATTAAAAGTCGAACTTGACCTATTTTTCCTAGTGCTGGTAGTGGGCCCTTTTTGGGCTTGAccatcaaaatttaaataaaagaaaaattaatgaaaatgatttgaaaactttgagttttaattaaaaagacaaaaaaatgttgtaagtaaatagtaccatgagtgactttttaaagtaaaaatgtcattttcgttaaaagtgaacggTACagaaagtgtttcgttaaaactccctttaatAAAAGGGTAATGGGCCTAGTCTTGGGCTTGAAAGACCATTATGAATTTATGATCTCGCATATGAGAAAATAGATCCGCGGTCGAGTGTGATGATCTGAGACTGTTTGAGTAGGAAGAAGCGCGAAACAGAAGCACACAAGTCATGGCGGGAAGCGACGCTCTAAAGCAGCTCCTAAACTTAATTAACGATTTCGCATCTGAAAAGTCGCACGGAGGTACAGTTCTTACCTACACACCTTTTCCCGTTCTGCATTCGCTACTCTGTTTGGTTCCCGAGAAAATGTGGatgaaaaggaaaatttgaaaaatcaatTTTCTCGAGAAACGAGCAAGTAGAGTTCCGATTTTTTTATTTCACTAAATTTAGCTAGACATTGAACTGAAGAACTTTAACGTGCACGATTTGAGAAATACAGAGCGAAGAGTGTTAAGTCTGAGGAAGAGAATCGACGAGCTCGGATCCGAGCTGGAAGTTGCAAATGCAGAGCTCGAAGAAGCGAAGCGCGCCAAGGAATACACCGAGCAAGAGATCAAAGGCTACGAAGTTGAATTGGCGATGAACGAAGCAGCAATTCAAACGCTGGAGGTTTGTTCGTTATTTTTGTGCATTTTTTGAATTGAGTGATTTTGTTCTTGATGTGATTAGGTTTTAATCTGATTTTTGAAATTCAGTTGAGGATTTCTCATACACAAGAAGAGATTTCCGCCGTTGGATCTGAAGTCGAAGCTCTCAAGGTATTTGGAATTTCAGTTTCTTGTAATTAGTTAGCTAAAATGTTTGGTTACTGATCCTCATTGTGTTATTTTTGTGCTTggatcttgcaaaagaacaaaCAAGCTGCTTCGCGGTAGGAAATTTTCATCTCAATTGTTTTTCGATTAAATTCCACATCTCCATTTCTTTTCGAAATCTAATTGCTTTCCTATTAATTACTTTCAGTAATTGTTTATGCAGAGACGAGTTTATAAGTGAAATGATTTAGATAAACACTAAGATAAGGTTAGCATCATTTTAGAAGGAAAATGTTGTACTTGTATGCTACATTTTATGCATGTAACGAAGAAGAGGAGGCATTTTCGTAATCTTGACAGACAGTTAACTGAATTTTGCTTTGATCAGTTTTCACATTTTATGAATTGATCGACGAAGCTGCAGTTCTTAAGAAGTTCACAAATAATTTGGAATGCGTGACGTATTTCTGGTGCCCCATTATAGTCTACTTTCGCATTTGTGAATGCAGGAGGTTCCAAGAGTCAATTGCTGGCCATATTCATGTGGAAGAGTACAGTGGAAGTGCAGAAGGTGATGGCCTGTGTACGTTTAGCCATTTACCAGAAGAATTGATCTCGTAACAGGTGCTGTTCCATCTTATTCCAATTCATTTGTTGAATTTTCTGTTTGTTATGGATTAAAATCCTCCATCTCTCGTTACTCTTCAAAAGAAATCTCTCTCACAATTGGAACAAAATGATCCCATAATGTAATGTGGGTAGAAACTGAAAGAAATTGCAATTTTGTTTCAGAAGAAGATCCCAAGCTAGGAAAGGAGGAGGTTACTGAAGGTGATTTAAGAGAACTTGAGGATATGCTTGCTGGTGTGGTGTCTCAGACAACCAAAGCGGCAGAAGAATATGAAGCTGAACAGAATACTCAAAAGCAGGTGAAGAAATCGGTCTTTGAAACATTACAAATGGCTAACTTTACAGTTTGATAAAAGCTTAGCTTAAGTAATTGGATTGTATGGCACTTCTGCCTCTGCAGGTCCAGCAGGCGCTGAGTGCTTGCAGAAGGGAGGTGTTCTTAATGGAGGAGACGTTGAAAGCAACAAAAGAAGTGCGTGATTTGACAAGATATCCTTTTCAAGAATACATTGGTTACAGAAATTGTTCAATGCTTAAGCACAATCATAAGAACAGTTGGCTGCTTGAATTCTTCATCGTTTTGAAAACTGCCATAATTGAATGCAACAGAAATCCACATCGGCTATTTGTACAAGCTTCTTGGACAGCTTTCTTCCTAAGTGAATGCCTGTTTTAGTTAGTCTAGAATTCAATTGCTATGTTGGATTTTAAGGTCTAGTTTTCCGCTGAATGCCATATTTGTGAGCATGACCTACATATGTTTTGCCTTTGACGGGAAACAAGCAGACTTCAGAATTGGAACAGATGTGTGCTACCGTTGGTGAGACGTTGCAGAGCAGATGTCTGTCCCAGTTGTCATTTTGACAACGTGGAGATCCTGGGTGGATTGATTCAGTCAAGTTAGGCAAATTAACATTTTGTAAGTAATAATCTACTTCACATAACTACACTTTATATGTTCGTTTAACCTAACACGTAATGTACTGCAAATGAGAACTTGAAGAACTATAAATCTATGGCACTCTTACACAATTTATCAGTGACCGCAGTTTGCCTCTGACTTTGTTAAGGTTCCGTACCGCTGAATTTTCATTTTAAACCTTTCTATATATTATTTCAGCTCATTTCTATTTATACATTTGAGAGCATGCATCGAAGAACACAACTTGCTAGACACTAGCTGCAACCACTGTCATCTATATCTATACAACTTGCATTTCCTGTTGGTGATTCTTCTATATCCTTTAAGATCATTGATAATAATGTAGAACTGGCCTCTTCGTCACGGTCTCTCTGTACCTGCATTGGTAAATGTATTCTCATTACTcaacaacaaaagcttcatctccTTATAAAACTCAAATTGAACGTGACTATAGTGTACTGATACTTGACACTGTTAGAGAGAACTTACAATTTCTTTAAGAGTTGGTATGATGGGAAGAACGGTATGAATTGAAACCATTCTTGGATTAGTAGATTGCAGTACGTCTACCTGTGTTGCGAATAGGGCAGAGACAGGGCGATGGTCAGAGAACTTACTTTCACTACGGAAATAAGAGAGCTGTGTCACTCCTTTTCCATACCACATAATTCTATCGCACCTGCCACCATAATCAAATTAtctctttaatttttatgtcgCAGAAGAAAGAAAGTTAAGCTGTTTGTAGATAAAGGCTTGTGGGAGGCCTATCGGGGGTAGATAACTTAGTCTAGGGTAGGTCCTCATGAGTCTCTAAGGTAAAG
Protein-coding sequences here:
- the LOC103432077 gene encoding uncharacterized protein, whose translation is MAGSDALKQLLNLINDFASEKSHGERRVLSLRKRIDELGSELEVANAELEEAKRAKEYTEQEIKGYEVELAMNEAAIQTLELRISHTQEEISAVGSEVEALKNKQAASRDEFISEMI